A region from the Lutra lutra chromosome 1, mLutLut1.2, whole genome shotgun sequence genome encodes:
- the MAP2K7 gene encoding dual specificity mitogen-activated protein kinase kinase 7 isoform X2 — protein MAASSLEQKLSRLEAKLKQENREARRRIDLNLDISPQRPRPTLQLPLANDGGSRSPCSESSPQHPTPPARPRNMLGLPSTLFMPRSMESIEIDQKLQEIMKQTGYLTIGGQRYQAEINDLENLGEMGSGTCGQVWKMRFRKTGHVIAVKQMRRSGNKEENKRILMDLDVVLKSHDCPYIVQCFGTFITNTDVFIAMELMGTCAEKLKKRVQGPIPERILGKMTVAIVKALYYLKEKHGVIHRDVKPSNILLDERGQIKLCDFGISGRLVDSKAKTRSAGCAAYMAPERIDPPDPTKPDYDIRADVWSLGISLVELATGQFPYKNCKTDFEVLTKVLQEEPPLLPGHMGFSGDFQSFVKDCLTKDHRKRPKYNKLLEHSFIKRYEMLEVDVASWFKDVMAKTESPRTSGVLSQHHLPFFR, from the exons ccctccagCTCCCGCTGGCCAATGATGGGGGCAGCCGCTCACCATGCTCCGAGAGCTCCCCACAGcaccccacaccccctgcccGGCCCCGCAACATGCTGGGGCTTCCATCAACCTTGTTCATGCCCCGCAGCATGGAGAG CATCGAGATTGACCAGAAGCTACAGGAGATCATGAAGCAGACCGGTTACCTGACCATCGGGGGCCAG CGCTACCAGGCCGAAATCAACGATCTGGAGAACCTGGGGGAGATGGGCAGTGGCACTTGCGGCCAGGTGTGGAAGATGCGCTTCCGGAAGACGGGCCACGTCATCGCCGTCAAG CAAATGCGGCGCTCGGGGAATAAGGAGGAGAACAAGCGGATCCTCATGGACCTGGACGTGGTGCTCAAGAGCCACGACTGCCCCTACATTGTGCAGTGCTTCGGCACCTTTATCACCAAC ACGGACGTCTTCATCGCCATGGAGCTCATGGGCACGTGCGCCGAGAAGCTCAAGAAGCGGGTGCAGGGCCCCATCCCCGAGCGGATCCTGGGCAAGATGACTGTGGCG ATCGTGAAGGCACTGTACTACCTGAAGGAGAAGCACGGCGTGATCCACCGTGACGTCAAGCCCTCGAACATCCTGCTGGACGAGCGGGGCCAGATCAAGCTCTGTGACTTCGGCATCAGCGGGCGTCTGGTCGATTCCAAGGCCAAGACGCGCAGCGCCGGCTGTGCCGCCTACATGGCG CCGGAGCGCATAGACCCTCCGGACCCCACCAAGCCGGACTATGACATCCGGGCCGACGTGTGGAGCCTGGGCATCTCCTTG GTGGAGCTAGCGACGGGACAGTTTCCCTACAAGAACTGCAAGACAGACTTTGAGGTCCTTACCAAAGTCCTCCAGGAAGAGCCCCCGCTCTTGCCCGGGCACATGGGCTTCTCAGGGGACTTCCAGTCCTTCGTCAAAGACTG cctTACTAAGGATCACAGGAAGAGACCAAAGTATAATAAGCTACTT GAACACAGCTTCATCAAGCGCTACGAGATGCTGGAGGTGGACGTGGCGTCCTGGTTCAAGGACGTCATGGCGAAGACCGAGTCACCGAGGACGAGCGGAGTCCTGAGCCAGCACCACCTGCCCTTCTTCAGGTAG
- the TGFBR3L gene encoding transforming growth factor-beta receptor type 3-like protein isoform X2 codes for MPGATLLLLALLPGVASSPSGPLAPPFPAGPGPWLRQPLFSLELSDAEDAFPRRAGPLEVPADSRVFVQAALARPSPRWGLVLHRCSMTPSSRPAPGPALALLRGGCPADSSVVLPPPPARPGAAGPVRFSFRLRPVFNASVQFLHCQLSRCRRLRGARRTPAPLTLPPPSLCLPQDEACTGAGSGSGENLGADGPHLHTLTQPIVVTVPRPPPGPPKGVPGRAMRPEPPAPAPAALEPAPVVALVLAAFVLGAALAAGLGLICAHSAPPNPGPAPRDSPSGPQPRRPQ; via the exons ATGCCGGGTGCCACGCTCCTGCTGCTGGCCCTGCTCCCTGGGGTCGCCTCCTCCCCCAGCGGGCCGCTTG CGCCCCCATTCCCCGCGGGGCCTGGGCCCTGGCTGCGCCAACCCCTTTTCAGTCTGGAGCTGTCGGACGCGGAGGACGCCTTCCCGCGCCGCGCGGGGCCGCTCGAGGTCCCGGCCGACAGTCGCGTGTTCGTGCAG GCGGCCCTGGCCCGTCCCTCTCCGCGCTGGGGCCTGGTCCTGCACCGCTGCTCGATGACACCGTCCTCGCGCCCGGCCCCGGGGCCCGCCCTGGCACTGCTGCGCGGGGGCTGCCCCGCCGACTCCTCCGTCGTCCTCCCGCCACCGCCGGCGCGCCCGGGTGCTGCCGGTCCCGTACGCTTCAGCTTCCGCCTGCGCCCCGTCTTCAACGCCTCTGTGCAGTTTTTGCACTGCCAGCTGAGCCGCTGCCGCCGCCTCCGGGGAGCCCGCCGGACACCTGCGCCTCTGACGCTGCCGCCGCCATCGCTG tgTCTGCCTCAGGATGAGGCGTGCACGGGCGCCGGCAGCGGCAGTGGCGAGAACCTGGGTGCCGACGGTCCCCATCTGCACACGCTGACGCAGCCCATCGTGGTCACAGTGCCGCGGCCACCCCCCG GGCCACCCAAGGGCGTCCCCGGCAGAGCCATGCGCCCCGAGCCTCCCGCCCCCGCACCTGCGGCCCTGGAGCCCGCGCCCGTGGTGGCGCTGGTGTTGGCTGCCTTCGTGCTGGGCGCTGCGCTGGCCGCCGGGCTCGGCCTCATCTGTGCGCATTCAG CACCCCCGAACCCCGGTCCCGCCCCGAGAGACTCGCCCAGCGGCCCCCAGCCCAGGAGGCCCCAATAA
- the TIMM44 gene encoding mitochondrial import inner membrane translocase subunit TIM44 isoform X2 has product MRHRHARCLSGGVQFLSSHSLLPLHHRTSQTRWPGRELPVSRSYSSGNRKGFLSGLLDNIKQELAKNKEMKESIKKFRDEARKLEESDALQEARRKYRTIESETMRTSEVIKKKLGEISGTVKESLDEVSKSDFGRKIKESVEEAAKTAKQSAESVSKGGEKLGKTAAFRALSQGVESVKKELDQSVLGQTGPYRRPERLRKRKEFAGEKFKEEKVFEPNEEALGVVLHKDSKWYQQWKDFRDNNVVFNRFFEMKMKYDESDNALIRASRALTDKVTDLLGGLFSKTEMSEVLTEILRVDPAFDKERFLQQCENDIIPNVLEAMISGELDILKDWCYEATYSQLAHPIQQARALGLQFHSRILDIDNVDLAMGKMMEQGPVLIITFQAQLVMVIKNPKGEVVEGDPDKVLRMLYVWALCRDQDELNPYAAWRLLDISASSTEQVL; this is encoded by the exons ATGCGGCACAGGCATGCG AGATGCCTCAGCGGTGGGGTCCAGTTCCTGTCCAGCCACAGCCTGCTGCCGCTACACCACCGTACCTCTCAGACACGCTGGCCCGGGAGAGAGCTGCCTGTG tcCAGATCTTATTCTTCTGGAAACAGGAAAGGGTTTCTCTCTGGCTTGTTGGATAATATCAAACAAGAATTAgccaaaaacaaggaaatgaaagaaagtatAAAGAAGTTCCGAGATGAGGCCCGCAAGTTGGAAGAGTCCGACGCGCTCCAGGAAGCCAGGAGGAAATAT CGAACCATCGAATCGGAAACCATGCGGACGAGCGAAGTGATAAAGAAGAAGCTGGGGGAGATCTCAGGCACAGTGAAGGAG AGTCTTGACGAAGTCAGTAAAAGCGACTTTGGCCGAAAAATCAAGGAGAGCGTGGAAGAAGCAGCCAAGACTGCCAAGCAGTCCGCCGAGTCAGTGTCCAAGGGTGGGGAGAAGCTGGGGAAGACGGCCGCCTTCAGAGCCCTCTCCCAG GGGGTGGAGTCCGTGAAGAAGGAGCTCGACCAGAGTGTGCTGGGGCAGACTGGGCCCTATCGGAGGCCAGAGCGGctcaggaagaggaaggagttTGCGGGAGAGAAGTTCAAGGAAGAGAAGGTGTTCGAGCCCAACGA AGAGGCCCTGGGAGTCGTGCTGCATAAGGACTCCAAGTGGTACCAGCAGTGGAAAGATTTCAGGGACAACAACGTGGTATTTAATC GGTTCTTCGAGATGAAGATGAAGTATGATGAAAGCGACAACGCACTCATCCGGGCGTCCCGCGCGCTGACGGACAAGGTCACAGACTTGCTGG GGGGCCTGTTCTCCAAGACCGAGATGTCGGAGGTGCTCACGGAGATCCTGCGAGTCGACCCCGCCTTTGACAAGGAGCGGTTCCTACAGCAGTGTGAGAACGACATCATCCCCAACGTCCTGGAG GCCATGATTTCTGGAGAGCTCGATATTCTCAAAGATTGGTGCTATGAAGCT ACCTACAGCCAGCTGGCTCACCCCATCCAGCAGGCCAGAGCGCTGGGCCTGCAGTTCCACTCCCGCATCCTGGACATCGACAACGTCGAT CTGGCCATGGGCAAGATGATGGAGCAGGGACCTGTGCTGATCATCACCTTCCAGGCCCAGCTGGTGATGGTGATCAAGAACCCCAAAGGCGAGGTGGTCGAGGGCGACCCG GACAAGGTGCTGCGCATGCTGTACGTGTGGGCGCTCTGCCGAGACCAGGACGAGCTCAACCCCTACGCAGCCTGGCGGCTTCTGGACATCTCCGCCTCCAGTACAGAGCAGGTCCTCTGA
- the TGFBR3L gene encoding transforming growth factor-beta receptor type 3-like protein isoform X1, whose amino-acid sequence MPGATLLLLALLPGVASSPSGPLAPPFPAGPGPWLRQPLFSLELSDAEDAFPRRAGPLEVPADSRVFVQAALARPSPRWGLVLHRCSMTPSSRPAPGPALALLRGGCPADSSVVLPPPPARPGAAGPVRFSFRLRPVFNASVQFLHCQLSRCRRLRGARRTPAPLTLPPPSLCLPQDEACTGAGSGSGENLGADGPHLHTLTQPIVVTVPRPPPGPPKGVPGRAMRPEPPAPAPAALEPAPVVALVLAAFVLGAALAAGLGLICAHSGTNLGPPGLPHGPQPIPAGRNPRSPPPSRWGTTIPRPACATPTAAARGRPCPDSMRRNPDCSAACLSFPAPPNPGPAPRDSPSGPQPRRPQ is encoded by the exons ATGCCGGGTGCCACGCTCCTGCTGCTGGCCCTGCTCCCTGGGGTCGCCTCCTCCCCCAGCGGGCCGCTTG CGCCCCCATTCCCCGCGGGGCCTGGGCCCTGGCTGCGCCAACCCCTTTTCAGTCTGGAGCTGTCGGACGCGGAGGACGCCTTCCCGCGCCGCGCGGGGCCGCTCGAGGTCCCGGCCGACAGTCGCGTGTTCGTGCAG GCGGCCCTGGCCCGTCCCTCTCCGCGCTGGGGCCTGGTCCTGCACCGCTGCTCGATGACACCGTCCTCGCGCCCGGCCCCGGGGCCCGCCCTGGCACTGCTGCGCGGGGGCTGCCCCGCCGACTCCTCCGTCGTCCTCCCGCCACCGCCGGCGCGCCCGGGTGCTGCCGGTCCCGTACGCTTCAGCTTCCGCCTGCGCCCCGTCTTCAACGCCTCTGTGCAGTTTTTGCACTGCCAGCTGAGCCGCTGCCGCCGCCTCCGGGGAGCCCGCCGGACACCTGCGCCTCTGACGCTGCCGCCGCCATCGCTG tgTCTGCCTCAGGATGAGGCGTGCACGGGCGCCGGCAGCGGCAGTGGCGAGAACCTGGGTGCCGACGGTCCCCATCTGCACACGCTGACGCAGCCCATCGTGGTCACAGTGCCGCGGCCACCCCCCG GGCCACCCAAGGGCGTCCCCGGCAGAGCCATGCGCCCCGAGCCTCCCGCCCCCGCACCTGCGGCCCTGGAGCCCGCGCCCGTGGTGGCGCTGGTGTTGGCTGCCTTCGTGCTGGGCGCTGCGCTGGCCGCCGGGCTCGGCCTCATCTGTGCGCATTCAGGTACCAACCTCGGCCCACCGGGACTTCCGCACGGCCCCCAGCCTATTCCCGCGGGTCGGAACCCCAGGTCGCCGCCACCCAGCCGGTGGGGCACGACCATCCCTAGACCTGCCTGCGCTACGCCCACAGCAGCCGCCAGGGGGCGCCCTTGCCCCGACTCAATGCGCCGCAACCCCGACTGCTCCGcagcctgcctctcctttccaGCACCCCCGAACCCCGGTCCCGCCCCGAGAGACTCGCCCAGCGGCCCCCAGCCCAGGAGGCCCCAATAA
- the SNAPC2 gene encoding snRNA-activating protein complex subunit 2 isoform X2 codes for MKPPQRRRAAPARYLGEVTGPAAWSPREKRQLLRLLQARQGQPEPDAAELARELPGRSEAEIRDFLRQLKGRVVREAIQRVQPGGPQGRRRRETQTPAPIEVWMDLAEKITGPLEEALTVAFSQVLTIAATEPVSLLHSKPPKPTQARGKLLLLSAPGGREDPSHDTPGPAPKTNGPAAEAASASLADPSAAAAEGDFFVDFEKIYKYLSSVSRRCHGPELSAAEAAVVLDLLLALPEELLRLPCEALVKHLSDMYAHLTVPQPDPACEGLAPEAEDAGTGSQGHEEASQAELQAPVNARPREPRSAWQAAGVCPLNPFLVPLELLGQAAGPAR; via the exons ATGAAGCCTCCACAGCGGCGGCGAGCGGCCCCGGCGCGCTACCTGGGCGAGGTGACCGGTCCCGCGGCCTGGAGCCCCCGCGAGAAGCGACAGCTGCTACGACTACTGCAGGCGCGGCAGGGCCAGCCGGAGCCGGACGCCGCCGAGCTGGCCCGGGAGCTGCCGGGCCGCAGCGAGGCGGAG atCCGGGACTTCCTGCGGCAGCTCAAGGGCCGCGTGGTCCGGGAGGCCATCCAGAGAGTGCAGCCCGGTGGCCCGCAGGGACGGAGGCGCCGGGAAACACAGACCCCGGCCCCCATCGAG GTTTGGATGGATCTGGCAGAGAAGATAACAGGCCCGCTGGAGGAGGCCCTGACTGTGGCTTTCTCACAG GTACTCACCATCGCCGCCACGGAGCCCGTCAGCCTCCTGCACTCCAAGCCCCCCAAGCCCACACAGGCGCGGGGAAAGCTACTGCTGCTTAGCGCCCCTGGCGGGCGGGAGGACCCCAGCCATGACACTCCTGGCCCCGCCCCTAAGACGAATGGCCCCGCCGCTGAGGCCGCATCTGCATCCCTGGCTGACCCct cggcggcggcggcggaagGAGACTTCTTCGTGGACTTCGAGAAGATCTACAAGTACCTGTCGTCTGTTTCCCGCAGGTGTCATGGCCCTGAGCTTTCTGCAGCTG AGGCAGCAGTGGTCCTGGACCTGCTTCTGGCACTTCCCGAGGAGCTGCTCCGCCTGCCCTGCGAGGCCCTGGTTAAACACCTATCGGATATGTACGCGCACCTGACAGTCCCCCAGCCTGACCCAGCGTGTGAGGGCCTGGCGCCCGAAGCTGAGGATGCCGGGACAGGCTCCCAGGGGCATGAGGAGGCCAGCCAGGCGGAGCTGCAGGCCCCGGTGAACGCCAGGCCCAGGGAGCCAAGgtctgcttggcaagcagccgGGGTCTGCCCCCTGAACCCGTTCCTGGTGCCCCTGGAACTTCTGGGCCAGGCAGCCGGCCCTGCTAGGTGA
- the TIMM44 gene encoding mitochondrial import inner membrane translocase subunit TIM44 isoform X1: MAAAALWGGWCRCPRRCLSGGVQFLSSHSLLPLHHRTSQTRWPGRELPVSRSYSSGNRKGFLSGLLDNIKQELAKNKEMKESIKKFRDEARKLEESDALQEARRKYRTIESETMRTSEVIKKKLGEISGTVKESLDEVSKSDFGRKIKESVEEAAKTAKQSAESVSKGGEKLGKTAAFRALSQGVESVKKELDQSVLGQTGPYRRPERLRKRKEFAGEKFKEEKVFEPNEEALGVVLHKDSKWYQQWKDFRDNNVVFNRFFEMKMKYDESDNALIRASRALTDKVTDLLGGLFSKTEMSEVLTEILRVDPAFDKERFLQQCENDIIPNVLEAMISGELDILKDWCYEATYSQLAHPIQQARALGLQFHSRILDIDNVDLAMGKMMEQGPVLIITFQAQLVMVIKNPKGEVVEGDPDKVLRMLYVWALCRDQDELNPYAAWRLLDISASSTEQVL, translated from the exons atggcggcggcggcgctgtGGGGAGGTTGGTGCCGCTGCCCGCGG AGATGCCTCAGCGGTGGGGTCCAGTTCCTGTCCAGCCACAGCCTGCTGCCGCTACACCACCGTACCTCTCAGACACGCTGGCCCGGGAGAGAGCTGCCTGTG tcCAGATCTTATTCTTCTGGAAACAGGAAAGGGTTTCTCTCTGGCTTGTTGGATAATATCAAACAAGAATTAgccaaaaacaaggaaatgaaagaaagtatAAAGAAGTTCCGAGATGAGGCCCGCAAGTTGGAAGAGTCCGACGCGCTCCAGGAAGCCAGGAGGAAATAT CGAACCATCGAATCGGAAACCATGCGGACGAGCGAAGTGATAAAGAAGAAGCTGGGGGAGATCTCAGGCACAGTGAAGGAG AGTCTTGACGAAGTCAGTAAAAGCGACTTTGGCCGAAAAATCAAGGAGAGCGTGGAAGAAGCAGCCAAGACTGCCAAGCAGTCCGCCGAGTCAGTGTCCAAGGGTGGGGAGAAGCTGGGGAAGACGGCCGCCTTCAGAGCCCTCTCCCAG GGGGTGGAGTCCGTGAAGAAGGAGCTCGACCAGAGTGTGCTGGGGCAGACTGGGCCCTATCGGAGGCCAGAGCGGctcaggaagaggaaggagttTGCGGGAGAGAAGTTCAAGGAAGAGAAGGTGTTCGAGCCCAACGA AGAGGCCCTGGGAGTCGTGCTGCATAAGGACTCCAAGTGGTACCAGCAGTGGAAAGATTTCAGGGACAACAACGTGGTATTTAATC GGTTCTTCGAGATGAAGATGAAGTATGATGAAAGCGACAACGCACTCATCCGGGCGTCCCGCGCGCTGACGGACAAGGTCACAGACTTGCTGG GGGGCCTGTTCTCCAAGACCGAGATGTCGGAGGTGCTCACGGAGATCCTGCGAGTCGACCCCGCCTTTGACAAGGAGCGGTTCCTACAGCAGTGTGAGAACGACATCATCCCCAACGTCCTGGAG GCCATGATTTCTGGAGAGCTCGATATTCTCAAAGATTGGTGCTATGAAGCT ACCTACAGCCAGCTGGCTCACCCCATCCAGCAGGCCAGAGCGCTGGGCCTGCAGTTCCACTCCCGCATCCTGGACATCGACAACGTCGAT CTGGCCATGGGCAAGATGATGGAGCAGGGACCTGTGCTGATCATCACCTTCCAGGCCCAGCTGGTGATGGTGATCAAGAACCCCAAAGGCGAGGTGGTCGAGGGCGACCCG GACAAGGTGCTGCGCATGCTGTACGTGTGGGCGCTCTGCCGAGACCAGGACGAGCTCAACCCCTACGCAGCCTGGCGGCTTCTGGACATCTCCGCCTCCAGTACAGAGCAGGTCCTCTGA
- the SNAPC2 gene encoding snRNA-activating protein complex subunit 2 isoform X1 — protein MKPPQRRRAAPARYLGEVTGPAAWSPREKRQLLRLLQARQGQPEPDAAELARELPGRSEAEIRDFLRQLKGRVVREAIQRVQPGGPQGRRRRETQTPAPIEVWMDLAEKITGPLEEALTVAFSQVLTIAATEPVSLLHSKPPKPTQARGKLLLLSAPGGREDPSHDTPGPAPKTNGPAAEAASASLADPSAAAAAAAAAAAAAAAEGDFFVDFEKIYKYLSSVSRRCHGPELSAAEAAVVLDLLLALPEELLRLPCEALVKHLSDMYAHLTVPQPDPACEGLAPEAEDAGTGSQGHEEASQAELQAPVNARPREPRSAWQAAGVCPLNPFLVPLELLGQAAGPAR, from the exons ATGAAGCCTCCACAGCGGCGGCGAGCGGCCCCGGCGCGCTACCTGGGCGAGGTGACCGGTCCCGCGGCCTGGAGCCCCCGCGAGAAGCGACAGCTGCTACGACTACTGCAGGCGCGGCAGGGCCAGCCGGAGCCGGACGCCGCCGAGCTGGCCCGGGAGCTGCCGGGCCGCAGCGAGGCGGAG atCCGGGACTTCCTGCGGCAGCTCAAGGGCCGCGTGGTCCGGGAGGCCATCCAGAGAGTGCAGCCCGGTGGCCCGCAGGGACGGAGGCGCCGGGAAACACAGACCCCGGCCCCCATCGAG GTTTGGATGGATCTGGCAGAGAAGATAACAGGCCCGCTGGAGGAGGCCCTGACTGTGGCTTTCTCACAG GTACTCACCATCGCCGCCACGGAGCCCGTCAGCCTCCTGCACTCCAAGCCCCCCAAGCCCACACAGGCGCGGGGAAAGCTACTGCTGCTTAGCGCCCCTGGCGGGCGGGAGGACCCCAGCCATGACACTCCTGGCCCCGCCCCTAAGACGAATGGCCCCGCCGCTGAGGCCGCATCTGCATCCCTGGCTGACCCctccgcggcggcggcggcggcggcagcggcggcggcggcggcggcggcggaagGAGACTTCTTCGTGGACTTCGAGAAGATCTACAAGTACCTGTCGTCTGTTTCCCGCAGGTGTCATGGCCCTGAGCTTTCTGCAGCTG AGGCAGCAGTGGTCCTGGACCTGCTTCTGGCACTTCCCGAGGAGCTGCTCCGCCTGCCCTGCGAGGCCCTGGTTAAACACCTATCGGATATGTACGCGCACCTGACAGTCCCCCAGCCTGACCCAGCGTGTGAGGGCCTGGCGCCCGAAGCTGAGGATGCCGGGACAGGCTCCCAGGGGCATGAGGAGGCCAGCCAGGCGGAGCTGCAGGCCCCGGTGAACGCCAGGCCCAGGGAGCCAAGgtctgcttggcaagcagccgGGGTCTGCCCCCTGAACCCGTTCCTGGTGCCCCTGGAACTTCTGGGCCAGGCAGCCGGCCCTGCTAGGTGA
- the CTXN1 gene encoding cortexin-1 — translation MSATWTLSPEPLPPSTGPPVGAGLDAEQRTVFAFVLCLLVVLVLLMVRCVRILLDPYSRMPASSWTDHKEALERGQFDYALV, via the coding sequence ATGAGCGCGACGTGGACGCTGTCCCCCGAGCCGCTGCCGCCGTCGACGGGGCCCCCGGTGGGCGCGGGCCTGGACGCGGAGCAGCGCACGGTGTTCGCCTTCGTGCTCTGCCTTCTCGTGGTCCTGGTGCTGCTGATGGTACGCTGCGTGCGCATCCTGCTCGACCCCTACAGCCGCATGCCCGCCTCGTCCTGGACCGACCACAAGGAGGCGCTCGAGCGCGGGCAGTTCGACTACGCGCTGGTCTGA